A genomic window from Sphingobacterium sp. BN32 includes:
- a CDS encoding aldose epimerase family protein: MNKKLINLFLGCALLVLLSCQQGTKQDKSSPSPTASRELVDSAQFNEDIDGKAAKLFILKNAKGATAYLTNFGARLVGLLVPNKDGAMTDVVLGFSKASLYNNAEEPYFGPIVGPFGNRIANGKFSIDGEEYTTPANNGKNTLHGGFKGLHFANWDAKQTDDKSVVFSYTLPDRYEGFPGNIKIEVTYSLSDDDELTIAYQATTDKKTVINLTNHAYFNLNGEGSGSILNHQLTLFADQITPVDSTLIPTGAMSSVKGTPFDFTTAKSMGKDIEVANEQLTFGKGYDHNFVLNGTKVAGLNHAAKVVGDQSGIVMDIYTEEPGIQFYSGNFMAEKVTLKNGNKDSFRTGFCLEPQHFPDSPNQPNFPSTILNPGDTYSTKSVYKFSVQ; this comes from the coding sequence ATGAATAAGAAACTAATCAACCTATTCCTGGGTTGTGCTTTGTTGGTACTATTATCTTGCCAGCAGGGTACAAAACAAGATAAAAGCAGCCCATCACCCACGGCAAGTAGAGAGCTAGTCGACTCCGCGCAGTTTAACGAAGATATAGACGGCAAAGCGGCAAAATTATTTATTTTAAAGAATGCTAAGGGAGCTACAGCTTATTTGACAAATTTTGGCGCGCGCCTCGTGGGACTTTTAGTTCCGAATAAAGATGGCGCAATGACGGATGTCGTGCTGGGTTTCAGCAAGGCGTCGCTCTATAACAATGCTGAGGAACCTTACTTCGGACCAATCGTTGGACCTTTCGGCAACCGAATTGCAAACGGAAAGTTCAGCATAGACGGAGAAGAATATACCACGCCTGCGAACAATGGCAAGAATACCCTGCACGGCGGGTTTAAGGGCTTGCATTTTGCGAATTGGGATGCGAAACAAACCGACGACAAAAGCGTGGTTTTTAGTTATACCTTGCCCGATCGTTATGAGGGCTTCCCCGGAAACATCAAAATTGAAGTGACTTACAGTCTTTCGGACGATGATGAACTGACGATTGCTTACCAAGCGACAACGGATAAAAAGACCGTCATCAACCTGACTAACCATGCTTATTTTAATTTAAATGGAGAGGGTAGTGGTTCCATCTTGAATCATCAACTGACGCTATTTGCTGATCAGATTACGCCAGTGGACAGCACCCTGATTCCAACGGGAGCAATGAGTTCGGTTAAAGGAACGCCATTTGATTTTACGACTGCGAAAAGCATGGGCAAAGACATTGAAGTTGCCAATGAGCAACTGACCTTTGGCAAAGGCTATGACCATAATTTCGTGTTGAATGGGACAAAAGTTGCAGGCCTCAACCATGCGGCCAAGGTTGTTGGAGATCAGTCTGGAATTGTAATGGATATTTATACGGAAGAACCAGGTATTCAGTTTTATTCTGGCAACTTCATGGCAGAAAAAGTAACGCTGAAGAACGGCAATAAAGACAGTTTCAGAACGGGCTTCTGCTTAGAGCCGCAGCACTTCCCAGATTCACCAAACCAACCTAATTTCCCGTCGACCATTCTTAATCCGGGTGATACCTATTCGACCAAGTCTGTTTATAAATTCTCAGTTCAATAA
- the galK gene encoding galactokinase, giving the protein MIARNILETRFKEVFGKNPDLIVKSPGRINIIGEHTDYNEGFVLPAAIDKAIYVAVGKREDNLINLYAEDFKAHYAIALKGIAPTELSWPNYILGVVQQIKDKELSLSGFDLYIDGDIPVGAGLSSSAAVECATGYALNELYGLSLHRVEIAKMGQLAEHTYAGVMCGIMDQFASVLSKAGHVIRLDCRDLSYTYVPLDLGDHELVLLNTNVKHALASSAYNDRRHACEHAVSLVQAKYPEVKSLRDVNLSQLDELVKPVSPAAYLKARFVLEENERLNKACEALQTGDITALGEQLFLAHEGLSKDYEVSCAELDYLVEQAKQFEQVKGARMMGGGFGGCTINIVEKGFGNQLVDALSKGYRSRFDLELTAIFVAIDNGTEVVY; this is encoded by the coding sequence ATGATCGCTAGGAATATACTCGAAACGCGTTTTAAGGAAGTTTTTGGAAAGAATCCTGACCTTATTGTGAAATCGCCCGGGCGAATCAATATTATTGGTGAGCATACGGATTATAATGAAGGATTTGTATTGCCAGCTGCCATCGATAAAGCTATATATGTTGCGGTAGGGAAACGCGAGGATAATCTCATCAACCTCTATGCGGAAGATTTTAAAGCGCATTATGCGATAGCGTTGAAAGGCATTGCGCCGACGGAGCTAAGTTGGCCCAACTATATTTTGGGTGTAGTGCAGCAAATAAAGGATAAGGAGCTTAGCCTATCTGGTTTTGACTTATACATCGACGGGGACATTCCTGTAGGGGCTGGTCTATCATCCTCTGCGGCGGTAGAATGTGCAACGGGCTATGCGTTGAACGAATTGTATGGGCTGAGTCTTCATCGCGTGGAAATTGCTAAAATGGGGCAATTGGCAGAGCATACCTATGCTGGCGTTATGTGTGGCATAATGGATCAATTTGCTTCCGTATTGAGTAAGGCTGGCCATGTGATCCGTTTAGACTGTCGCGACCTCAGCTATACTTATGTGCCCCTGGACTTGGGGGATCATGAACTTGTGCTCCTCAATACCAATGTAAAGCATGCCTTGGCATCGTCCGCATACAACGACCGCCGCCATGCTTGCGAGCATGCGGTAAGCCTGGTGCAGGCGAAATACCCGGAGGTAAAGAGCCTGCGCGATGTGAATTTGTCGCAGTTGGATGAGCTGGTAAAGCCTGTTAGTCCGGCAGCTTACTTGAAGGCTAGATTTGTCTTGGAAGAAAATGAACGCTTAAATAAAGCATGCGAAGCCTTGCAGACTGGCGATATTACTGCGCTTGGTGAGCAGCTATTCCTGGCCCATGAAGGGTTGAGCAAGGATTATGAGGTGAGCTGCGCAGAGCTAGACTACCTTGTTGAGCAGGCGAAGCAGTTTGAACAGGTGAAAGGAGCAAGAATGATGGGTGGCGGATTTGGTGGTTGCACCATCAACATCGTAGAAAAGGGGTTTGGTAATCAACTAGTTGATGCCCTTTCCAAAGGGTACCGCTCGAGATTTGATTTGGAACTAACGGCTATTTTCGTTGCCATCGATAATGGGACGGAAGTTGTATATTAG
- a CDS encoding UDP-glucose--hexose-1-phosphate uridylyltransferase, with amino-acid sequence MPEPTINENPHKRLNLLTGEFVLVSPHRSKRPWQGQVEETSADQRPEYDSTCYLCPGNQRADGTLNPDYKDSFVFVNDFSALLPDTESTFIDEDGLLIAETERGICKVIAFSPRHDLTLPEMEVLDIKKVVDLWQQEFVELRRNDWIKYIQIFENKGAIMGCSNPHPHGQIWAQSSLPVEIIKEDIQLRAYFEDHQRSLLADYIDLEERKDERLIIDNEHFVALVPYWGSWPFETMIVSRRHVQDISQFTDQEKEDLAKTIKELTVRYDNIFKTSFPYSAGMHQAPVNSEDQQHWHWHMHFYPPLLRSASVKKFMVGYEMLANPQRDITAERAAEIIKEQSTTHYKAQ; translated from the coding sequence ATGCCTGAACCAACAATAAACGAAAATCCACACAAACGATTAAACTTACTTACCGGTGAATTTGTCCTCGTATCGCCGCATCGAAGTAAACGGCCTTGGCAAGGGCAAGTGGAGGAAACCTCTGCAGATCAGCGCCCTGAATATGATTCTACCTGTTACTTATGTCCTGGGAATCAACGCGCTGATGGTACCTTAAATCCGGATTATAAGGATAGTTTTGTTTTTGTAAATGATTTTTCTGCCTTGCTTCCCGATACGGAAAGCACATTCATCGATGAGGATGGTCTATTGATTGCAGAGACCGAGCGGGGAATCTGTAAAGTTATTGCTTTTAGTCCTCGACATGATCTTACTTTGCCAGAAATGGAAGTTCTGGATATTAAGAAGGTCGTGGATTTATGGCAGCAGGAGTTTGTGGAATTGCGTCGCAATGATTGGATCAAGTACATACAGATTTTCGAAAATAAAGGGGCGATCATGGGCTGCAGCAATCCGCATCCGCATGGTCAGATCTGGGCACAGAGTAGCCTTCCTGTAGAAATTATAAAAGAAGATATACAGCTACGTGCATACTTTGAAGATCATCAAAGGAGTTTACTTGCCGATTATATAGATCTAGAAGAGCGAAAAGATGAGCGCCTGATCATCGATAATGAGCACTTTGTGGCATTGGTTCCCTATTGGGGATCATGGCCTTTCGAAACGATGATTGTTTCGAGAAGACATGTACAAGATATTAGTCAGTTTACTGACCAAGAGAAGGAAGACCTAGCCAAAACGATAAAAGAACTCACTGTTCGTTATGACAATATTTTTAAAACCTCATTCCCATATTCTGCGGGGATGCATCAAGCTCCCGTCAATAGCGAGGATCAGCAGCATTGGCATTGGCATATGCACTTTTATCCGCCTTTATTGCGTTCTGCATCGGTTAAAAAGTTTATGGTTGGCTATGAGATGTTGGCCAATCCGCAGCGAGATATAACGGCAGAACGTGCTGCAGAAATCATTAAAGAACAAAGTACTACTCATTATAAGGCTCAATAG
- a CDS encoding GMC oxidoreductase encodes MSAFQIKENPEVYDAIVVGSGAGGGMAGYILANAGLKVLMLEAGPFFDPAKDALQMRWPWESPRRGAATTRPFGDFDAAYGGWQLDGEPYSTVAGTEFEWFRARMLGGRTNHWGRISLRMGPDDFQPTDGITDPWPISYEEVKPFYDRVDRMIGIYGTVEGIHNEPDGIFMKPPKPRLNELYIARGARKAGVPVIPGRGAVLTEASSEIKGRGTCFYCGQCGRACKVYGDFSSSSCLVIPAMKTGNLKVIDNAMVREVLTNDEGLATGVSYMNTKDLQEYTAKGKTVILGASACESARLMLNSKSAAHPAGVGNSSGLVGKYLHDSTGASLSGFLPQLLDRKRYNEDGTGSVHIYSPWWGDHSKLNFPRGYHIEYGGGMRMPSYGSFNGVPSINGKVPDKNGEPKDGGGYGASLKQDYRRFYGANVGMAGRGTALARKDNYCEIDPSRVDKFGIPVLRFHYKWANEEIVQAKHMQETFQAIMHEMGAIITSSIPGADTLYGLEAPGKIIHEGGTTRMGNDPKTSVLNKWGQAHDCNNLYVVDAGPFVQQGDKNLTWTILALSMRTAEYILEQKNKLNS; translated from the coding sequence ATGAGTGCTTTTCAAATAAAAGAAAACCCAGAAGTTTATGATGCTATTGTTGTCGGCTCGGGTGCTGGTGGTGGCATGGCGGGCTATATTCTAGCGAATGCTGGTTTGAAGGTATTGATGCTGGAAGCCGGTCCTTTCTTTGACCCAGCCAAAGATGCCTTACAGATGCGCTGGCCTTGGGAGTCTCCACGTCGCGGCGCAGCGACTACTCGTCCCTTTGGCGACTTTGATGCTGCCTATGGCGGATGGCAACTCGATGGTGAACCCTATAGCACCGTCGCTGGAACCGAATTCGAATGGTTCAGAGCGCGGATGCTCGGCGGAAGAACAAACCATTGGGGCCGTATTTCCTTACGTATGGGTCCTGACGATTTCCAACCCACGGACGGCATCACCGATCCCTGGCCCATCAGCTATGAGGAAGTGAAACCATTTTACGACCGAGTAGACCGTATGATCGGCATCTATGGAACTGTTGAAGGCATTCATAACGAACCGGACGGAATCTTTATGAAACCGCCAAAACCGCGTTTAAATGAACTTTACATTGCGCGCGGAGCTCGCAAAGCAGGAGTTCCTGTTATTCCTGGCCGGGGCGCTGTCCTTACCGAAGCCTCCTCCGAGATCAAAGGCCGAGGAACCTGTTTCTACTGCGGACAATGCGGAAGGGCCTGTAAAGTCTATGGCGACTTCTCCTCATCCTCCTGTCTTGTTATACCGGCTATGAAAACCGGCAATCTAAAAGTCATCGACAATGCGATGGTTCGTGAGGTGTTGACCAATGATGAAGGACTAGCAACCGGAGTTTCCTATATGAATACCAAGGACTTACAAGAATATACAGCAAAGGGCAAAACAGTTATTTTAGGAGCCAGTGCCTGCGAAAGTGCGAGACTGATGCTCAACTCAAAGTCCGCAGCACATCCGGCCGGTGTTGGAAATAGTAGCGGACTGGTCGGCAAGTACTTGCACGATTCCACCGGAGCCAGCTTATCCGGCTTTCTACCACAGTTATTGGATAGAAAGCGCTATAACGAAGATGGCACGGGCAGTGTACATATTTACTCGCCATGGTGGGGTGACCATAGCAAACTCAACTTTCCGCGAGGCTATCATATCGAATATGGTGGCGGTATGCGCATGCCATCGTATGGCTCTTTCAACGGTGTACCGAGCATCAACGGAAAAGTGCCTGACAAAAATGGAGAACCAAAAGATGGCGGAGGTTATGGTGCTTCATTGAAGCAAGACTATCGCCGATTCTATGGTGCAAACGTGGGGATGGCAGGGCGTGGCACGGCTCTAGCCCGCAAGGATAACTATTGCGAGATTGATCCCAGCCGCGTCGATAAGTTTGGAATCCCGGTACTGCGCTTCCACTATAAATGGGCAAACGAAGAAATAGTGCAGGCGAAACATATGCAGGAGACTTTTCAGGCGATCATGCATGAAATGGGCGCTATCATCACCTCATCTATCCCTGGTGCAGATACCCTATATGGCTTAGAAGCTCCCGGAAAGATTATCCATGAAGGCGGCACGACCCGGATGGGGAATGACCCGAAAACATCGGTCTTGAATAAATGGGGCCAGGCACATGATTGCAACAATCTCTATGTAGTTGATGCGGGTCCTTTCGTGCAACAAGGCGATAAGAACCTGACCTGGACGATCCTAGCCTTATCCATGCGTACGGCAGAATACATCTTAGAACAAAAAAACAAATTAAACAGCTAA